A stretch of the Mycobacterium sp. ITM-2016-00317 genome encodes the following:
- a CDS encoding serine hydrolase domain-containing protein, translating into MTDVAGHWEPRFDALAGALADEVAAGAELGASIAVDVDGELVADIWAGHADRAKTVAWQQDTIVNFWSCTKTLTALAALMLVDRAELDPFAPVARYWPEFGANGKAGIEVRHLLSHTSGVSGWQTPFGVQDIYDWPTATAHLAAQAPWWPPGSASGYHAMNYGHLIGELVRRITGTSLKQFVAEQIATPLQADVQIGARPDDHPRIAELVAPPPRESGLERLPPDHPAVLTFAAFPPGAYGVAHAETDAWRSADIGGANGHGNARGLVRALSPISLGGSAGGVRLLGPRTIELIFTEQSRGTDKVLFVPLRFGIGFGLPSPDSVPAVPAGRAGKVCWWGGWGGSLVVMDLERRATFAYVMNKMGGGTTGNARTLRYARLIDAALQDARG; encoded by the coding sequence ATGACCGACGTGGCAGGCCACTGGGAGCCCCGCTTCGACGCGCTGGCCGGCGCCCTGGCCGACGAGGTCGCCGCCGGCGCCGAACTCGGCGCGTCGATCGCGGTCGACGTCGACGGCGAGCTGGTGGCCGACATCTGGGCCGGCCACGCTGATCGCGCTAAAACCGTTGCCTGGCAACAGGATACGATCGTCAACTTCTGGTCCTGCACCAAGACGTTGACCGCGCTGGCGGCGCTGATGCTCGTCGACCGCGCCGAACTGGACCCGTTCGCGCCGGTGGCCCGCTACTGGCCGGAGTTCGGCGCCAACGGCAAGGCAGGCATCGAGGTGCGCCACCTGCTGTCGCACACGTCCGGGGTGTCGGGCTGGCAGACCCCGTTCGGCGTGCAGGACATCTACGACTGGCCCACGGCGACCGCGCATCTGGCCGCGCAGGCGCCGTGGTGGCCGCCGGGATCCGCGTCGGGCTACCACGCGATGAACTACGGGCACCTGATCGGCGAGCTGGTCCGCCGCATCACCGGCACGTCACTCAAACAGTTCGTCGCCGAACAGATCGCGACTCCGCTGCAGGCCGACGTCCAGATCGGGGCGCGGCCCGACGACCATCCCCGCATCGCGGAGTTGGTGGCTCCCCCACCGCGCGAGAGCGGCCTGGAGCGGTTGCCGCCGGACCACCCGGCGGTGCTGACGTTCGCGGCGTTCCCGCCCGGCGCCTACGGCGTGGCCCACGCCGAAACCGACGCGTGGCGCAGTGCAGACATCGGCGGCGCCAACGGTCACGGCAACGCCCGCGGCCTGGTCCGCGCGCTGTCACCGATCTCGTTGGGCGGCAGCGCCGGCGGGGTGCGGCTGCTCGGTCCGCGCACCATCGAGCTGATCTTCACCGAGCAGTCCCGCGGCACCGACAAGGTGCTGTTCGTCCCGCTGCGTTTCGGCATCGGGTTCGGGCTGCCCAGCCCCGACAGCGTCCCCGCCGTACCCGCGGGCAGGGCCGGCAAGGTGTGCTGGTGGGGTGGCTGGGGCGGCTCGCTGGTGGTGATGGACCTCGAGCGGCGCGCGACGTTCGCCTACGTGATGAACAAGATGGGCGGCGGCACCACCGGCAATGCCCGCACGCTGCGCTACGCGAGGTTGATCGACGCGGCGCTTCAGGACGCGCGCGGCTGA
- a CDS encoding TerC family protein — translation MNVSGLEWGITLTVTIAILLFDVIVIGRRPHEPTRRETAGYLTLYVSLAVAFGLWTWFFHGSQFGIEFFAGWLTEYSLSVDNLFIFLIIMASFKVPRIYQQQALLVGIILALIFRGIFIALGAVAIEQFSWVFYIFGAFLLYTAVKLVKDSDHDDDGDNAVVRFAQKRMKFTDEWDGLKLWIKDNGQRLMTPMFLVIIALGTTDLLFALDSIPAIYGLTREPYLVFTANVFALMGLRQLYFLLGDLLKRLVYLSQGLAIILGFIGVKLLLHALHENELPFINGGEHVPVPEIPTLLSLGVIIVTLLLTTAASLYKTRVHDVRNNGTSNGDSPSADDETTVDPHPDPSR, via the coding sequence ATGAACGTAAGTGGTCTCGAGTGGGGCATCACGCTCACCGTGACGATCGCGATCCTGCTTTTCGACGTGATCGTGATCGGGCGTCGCCCGCACGAGCCGACCCGGCGTGAGACCGCCGGGTACCTGACCCTCTACGTGAGCCTGGCGGTCGCGTTCGGGCTGTGGACGTGGTTCTTCCACGGCAGCCAGTTCGGCATCGAGTTCTTCGCCGGCTGGCTCACCGAGTACAGCCTGTCGGTGGACAACCTGTTCATCTTCTTGATCATCATGGCCAGCTTCAAGGTGCCGAGGATCTACCAGCAGCAGGCGCTGCTCGTCGGCATCATCCTGGCCTTGATCTTCCGTGGCATCTTCATCGCGCTCGGCGCGGTCGCGATCGAGCAGTTCTCCTGGGTGTTCTACATCTTCGGCGCGTTCCTGCTCTACACCGCGGTCAAGCTGGTCAAGGACAGCGACCACGACGACGACGGCGACAACGCGGTGGTGCGCTTCGCGCAGAAGCGGATGAAGTTCACCGACGAGTGGGACGGGCTGAAGCTCTGGATCAAGGACAACGGCCAGCGGCTGATGACCCCGATGTTCCTGGTCATCATCGCCCTCGGCACGACCGACCTGCTGTTCGCGCTGGACTCGATCCCGGCGATCTACGGTCTGACCCGCGAGCCCTACCTGGTGTTCACCGCCAACGTGTTCGCGCTGATGGGTCTGCGGCAGCTGTACTTCCTGCTCGGCGATCTGCTCAAGCGGCTGGTGTACCTGTCGCAGGGCCTGGCGATCATCCTGGGCTTCATCGGCGTGAAGCTGCTGCTGCACGCACTGCACGAGAACGAGCTGCCGTTCATCAACGGCGGCGAGCACGTGCCGGTGCCGGAGATCCCGACGCTGCTCTCGCTCGGGGTGATCATCGTCACGCTGCTGCTGACCACCGCGGCCAGCCTGTACAAGACCCGCGTGCACGACGTCCGCAATAACGGCACGTCAAACGGGGATTCCCCGAGCGCCGACGACGAGACGACGGTCGATCCGCACCCGGATCCGAGCCGCTGA
- a CDS encoding Pls/PosA family non-ribosomal peptide synthetase, translating into MDPTPEIPAQYLLSELASPPRTLIDILYETARRYPDAPALDDGTVQLTYAELISDVEDSVAWLGARGIGRGDRIGIRMPSGSYALYVAILATLATGAAYVPVDADDPPERAELVFAEAQVVAVITERGLVRGPGASRGWRATAPLSRDDAWIIFTSGSTGTPKGVAVTHRSAAAFVDAEAQLFLQDNPLGPGDRVLAGLSVAFDASCEEMWLAWRHGACLVPAPRSLVRSGMDLGPWLVSRDITVVSTVPTLASLWPAEALESVRLLIFGGEACPPELAERLAAGPDSAGREVWNTYGPTEATVVACAARLDGRSPVSIGLPLPGWDLAVVDKDGLPVALGEVGELVIGGVGLARYLDSDKDAEKYAALPYPSPLALWPRAYRSGDLVRLESDGLYFVGRADDQVKVGGRRIELGEVDTALMNLPGVTGGAAAVRRSASGTPLLVGYVAVAPELAGGFDVAAARARLSESLPAALVPRLVVVDELPTRTSGKVDRDALPWPVGGTDTADAADLGGTLGWLAGLWREVLAAPVDGPEADFYALGGGSLSAAQLVSALRQRYPQVTVADVYDHPRLGSLAGYLDELDPPPPTETREVAPVPRLTQAAQVALSVPLALLTGMQWVVWLAIANNLAAAMSLADWVWPLSWWWILAGFLLFVTPPGRMSIAVFGARVLIGNLQPGTYRRGGPTHLRVWLAERLADASGAENMAGAPWLVYYARALGNSVGNGVDLHSAPPVTGMLTLGHRCSIEPEVDLSGHWIDGDLFHVGPITVGNDATVGARTSLLPGAVVGKNADVAPGSAVVGKVKNGQYWKGSPAVKSGKAKHPWPDHRPPRAPLWVAVYGVTSMLLGALPLVALAAGLAVIGWGVRGTPTVVSAIAPALAWLVPATAAALLVYAVLTVLGVRLLSIGLDDGYHPVRSRQGWQLWATERLMDGARNYLFPIYASLLTPWWLRLLGAKVGKGTEISTALVIPKFTLIEDGAFLADDTMVASYELGGGWIHVAPATVGKRAFLGNSGITQPGRRVPDDGLVAVLSATPHKAKAGSSWLGSPPVRLRRKPTAADALRTFHPSARLKVLRAVVETFRFVPVAVTFAIGVAVLLSLQQVAVTYGWLWTVLAAGPVLLAAGAVAGIVAVLAKWLVVGRIGAIEHPLWSAFVWRNEVSDTFVETVAAPWFARAASGTPVINLWLRALGAKIGRGVWCETYWLPEADLVTLGDGATVNRGCVVQTHLFHDRIMRMDTVVLEQGATLGPHCVALPAARIGAGATVGPASLVMRGDEVPPSTRWQGNPIAPWLPKKKRSETPEPKPKKSAAA; encoded by the coding sequence ATGGATCCAACCCCCGAGATCCCCGCTCAATACCTGCTGTCGGAGCTCGCTTCCCCGCCGCGCACGCTGATCGACATCCTGTACGAGACGGCCCGCCGTTACCCCGACGCACCGGCGCTCGACGACGGAACGGTGCAGCTCACCTACGCCGAGCTGATCTCCGACGTCGAGGACAGCGTCGCGTGGCTCGGCGCCCGCGGGATCGGCCGCGGCGACCGGATCGGGATCCGGATGCCCTCGGGCAGCTATGCGCTCTACGTCGCGATCCTGGCCACGCTGGCCACCGGCGCGGCCTATGTGCCGGTCGATGCCGACGACCCGCCGGAGCGGGCCGAGCTGGTCTTCGCCGAGGCGCAGGTGGTCGCGGTGATCACCGAGCGCGGGCTGGTCCGCGGGCCCGGCGCGTCCCGCGGCTGGCGTGCGACGGCGCCGCTGAGCCGGGACGACGCATGGATCATCTTCACTTCCGGGTCGACGGGGACCCCGAAGGGCGTGGCCGTCACGCACCGCAGCGCGGCGGCGTTCGTCGACGCCGAGGCGCAGCTGTTCCTGCAGGACAACCCGCTGGGCCCGGGGGACCGGGTGTTGGCGGGGCTGTCGGTGGCGTTCGACGCGTCGTGCGAGGAGATGTGGCTGGCGTGGCGGCACGGCGCCTGTCTGGTGCCCGCGCCGCGCTCGCTGGTGCGCAGCGGCATGGACCTGGGGCCGTGGCTGGTCTCGCGCGACATCACCGTGGTGTCGACGGTGCCGACGCTGGCCTCGCTGTGGCCGGCCGAGGCGCTGGAGTCGGTGCGCCTGCTGATCTTCGGCGGCGAGGCCTGCCCGCCGGAGCTGGCCGAACGGCTCGCCGCCGGACCGGATTCGGCGGGCCGCGAGGTGTGGAACACCTACGGGCCGACCGAGGCCACCGTGGTGGCGTGCGCGGCGCGGTTGGACGGCAGGAGTCCGGTGAGCATCGGGCTGCCGCTGCCCGGATGGGACCTGGCGGTCGTCGACAAGGACGGACTGCCGGTGGCCCTCGGCGAGGTCGGCGAACTGGTCATCGGTGGGGTCGGCCTGGCCCGGTATCTCGACTCGGACAAGGACGCCGAGAAGTACGCCGCGCTGCCCTATCCGAGCCCGCTCGCGCTGTGGCCCCGCGCCTACCGCAGCGGGGACCTGGTGCGGCTGGAGTCCGACGGCCTGTACTTCGTCGGCCGCGCCGACGACCAGGTCAAGGTCGGCGGCCGCCGCATCGAGCTCGGCGAGGTGGACACCGCGCTGATGAACCTGCCCGGGGTGACCGGCGGCGCGGCGGCGGTGCGCCGCAGCGCGTCCGGGACGCCGCTGCTGGTCGGCTACGTCGCGGTGGCGCCGGAGCTGGCCGGCGGGTTCGACGTCGCTGCGGCGCGGGCCCGGCTGTCGGAGTCACTGCCCGCGGCGCTGGTGCCCCGCCTGGTGGTGGTCGACGAACTACCCACCCGCACGTCCGGGAAGGTGGACCGCGACGCGCTGCCGTGGCCCGTCGGGGGCACCGACACGGCCGACGCCGCCGACCTCGGGGGCACGCTCGGCTGGCTGGCCGGGCTGTGGCGCGAGGTGCTGGCCGCGCCCGTCGACGGTCCCGAAGCCGACTTCTACGCCCTCGGCGGCGGTTCGCTGTCGGCGGCGCAACTCGTCTCGGCGTTGCGGCAGCGCTACCCGCAGGTGACCGTCGCCGACGTCTACGACCATCCGCGGCTGGGCTCGCTGGCCGGATATCTCGACGAGCTCGACCCACCCCCGCCGACGGAGACCCGCGAGGTCGCCCCGGTGCCGCGGCTGACGCAGGCCGCGCAGGTGGCGCTGAGCGTGCCGCTGGCGCTGCTGACCGGCATGCAGTGGGTGGTGTGGCTGGCGATCGCGAACAACCTCGCCGCCGCGATGTCGCTGGCCGACTGGGTGTGGCCGCTCAGCTGGTGGTGGATCCTGGCCGGTTTCCTTCTGTTCGTGACCCCGCCCGGGCGGATGAGCATCGCGGTGTTCGGCGCGCGGGTGCTGATCGGCAACCTGCAGCCGGGCACCTACCGCCGCGGCGGCCCGACGCACCTGCGGGTCTGGCTGGCCGAGCGGCTGGCCGACGCCAGCGGCGCCGAGAACATGGCCGGGGCGCCGTGGCTGGTCTATTACGCGCGGGCGCTGGGCAATTCGGTGGGCAACGGCGTCGACCTGCACTCGGCGCCGCCGGTGACCGGCATGTTGACCCTCGGGCACCGCTGCTCGATCGAGCCCGAGGTCGACCTGAGCGGGCACTGGATCGACGGCGACCTGTTCCACGTCGGGCCGATCACCGTCGGCAACGACGCCACCGTCGGGGCCAGGACGTCTCTGCTGCCCGGCGCCGTGGTCGGCAAGAACGCCGACGTCGCACCCGGGTCCGCGGTGGTCGGCAAGGTCAAGAACGGCCAGTACTGGAAGGGCTCACCCGCGGTGAAGTCCGGTAAGGCCAAGCATCCGTGGCCCGATCACCGTCCGCCGCGCGCGCCGCTGTGGGTGGCCGTGTACGGCGTCACGTCGATGCTGCTGGGCGCGCTCCCGCTGGTGGCGCTGGCCGCCGGGCTGGCCGTGATCGGCTGGGGTGTGCGCGGCACCCCGACGGTGGTGTCGGCGATCGCACCGGCGCTGGCCTGGCTGGTGCCGGCCACCGCGGCGGCGCTGCTGGTGTACGCGGTGTTGACCGTGCTCGGCGTGCGGCTGCTCTCGATCGGCCTCGACGACGGCTACCACCCGGTGCGCAGCAGGCAGGGCTGGCAGCTGTGGGCGACCGAACGTCTGATGGACGGTGCGCGCAACTACCTGTTCCCGATCTACGCGAGCCTGCTGACGCCGTGGTGGCTGCGGCTGCTCGGCGCGAAAGTCGGTAAGGGCACCGAGATCTCGACCGCGCTGGTGATCCCGAAGTTCACCCTCATCGAGGACGGCGCGTTCCTGGCCGACGACACGATGGTCGCCTCCTACGAACTCGGTGGCGGCTGGATTCACGTCGCGCCGGCCACCGTGGGCAAGCGGGCGTTCCTGGGCAACTCCGGGATCACCCAGCCCGGCCGGCGGGTGCCCGACGACGGGCTGGTCGCCGTGCTGTCGGCCACCCCGCACAAGGCCAAGGCCGGCTCGTCGTGGCTGGGCAGCCCGCCGGTGCGGTTGCGCCGCAAGCCGACTGCCGCCGACGCGCTGCGCACCTTCCACCCGTCGGCGCGGCTGAAGGTGCTGCGCGCGGTGGTGGAGACGTTCCGGTTCGTGCCCGTCGCGGTGACCTTCGCGATCGGGGTCGCGGTTCTGCTTTCGCTGCAGCAGGTGGCGGTGACCTACGGCTGGCTGTGGACCGTGTTGGCGGCCGGGCCGGTGCTGCTGGCCGCGGGCGCGGTCGCCGGGATCGTCGCGGTGCTCGCGAAATGGCTTGTGGTCGGCCGGATCGGTGCGATCGAGCATCCGCTGTGGTCGGCGTTCGTCTGGCGCAACGAGGTGTCGGACACGTTCGTCGAGACCGTCGCCGCGCCTTGGTTCGCCCGCGCGGCATCGGGTACGCCGGTGATCAACCTGTGGTTGCGGGCCCTGGGCGCGAAGATCGGACGTGGCGTGTGGTGTGAGACGTACTGGCTTCCCGAGGCCGATCTGGTGACCCTCGGCGACGGCGCCACCGTGAACCGGGGCTGCGTGGTGCAGACCCATCTGTTCCACGACAGGATCATGCGCATGGACACCGTCGTGCTGGAACAGGGCGCGACACTGGGGCCGCACTGCGTGGCGCTGCCCGCGGCGCGCATCGGGGCGGGCGCCACCGTCGGGCCCGCGTCACTGGTGATGCGCGGCGACGAGGTGCCGCCGTCGACCCGGTGGCAGGGCAACCCGATCGCGCCGTGGCTGCCGAAGAAGAAGCGCTCCGAGACCCCGGAGCCGAAGCCCAAGAAGTCCGCGGCCGCGTGA
- a CDS encoding M1 family metallopeptidase: protein MTLRKSAAKKGAAPVIDPYLPGSGNFGYRVSRYELELEYKVAINRLAGAATITAVTLAELKTFTLDLSDALAVAKVTVNGKRPAQYRASAGKLHVTLSDRLPAGAAMTVAVRYGGNPRPTRSLWGEVGFEELTEGVLVAGQPNGASSWFPCDDHPSAKASFRVQIATESPYFALANGKLLDRRARAGMTTWVYEQAEPTSTYLITLQIGMYGRHRMAKNGVEMFAVLPDRLRDDFEHDFARQPQMMKLFTKLFGPYPLATGYTVVVTDDDLEIPLEAQGISIFGANHCDGRRGSERLIAHELAHQWFGNSVTAQRWRHIWLHEGFACYAEWLWSEHCGERTADEWARHYHHRLRHSAQDLVLADPGPRDMFDDRVYKRGALTLHALRGRLGDADFFALLRDWTDRHRHSSVVTDDFIALAARYTDESLRRLWTAWLYSPEVPALDAGP, encoded by the coding sequence GTGACATTACGCAAGAGCGCCGCCAAGAAGGGTGCTGCGCCCGTGATCGACCCGTACCTGCCCGGGTCGGGCAATTTCGGGTACCGGGTCTCGCGCTACGAGCTCGAGCTGGAGTACAAGGTCGCGATCAACCGGCTGGCCGGCGCGGCCACCATCACCGCGGTGACGCTCGCGGAGCTGAAGACGTTCACCCTCGACCTGTCCGACGCGCTGGCGGTGGCCAAGGTCACCGTGAACGGCAAGCGGCCCGCGCAGTACCGCGCCTCGGCGGGCAAGCTGCACGTCACCTTGTCCGATCGGCTGCCCGCCGGCGCGGCGATGACGGTCGCGGTGCGCTACGGCGGCAACCCCCGGCCCACCCGAAGCCTGTGGGGCGAAGTCGGTTTCGAGGAGCTCACCGAGGGCGTGCTGGTGGCCGGGCAGCCCAACGGCGCGTCGTCCTGGTTCCCGTGCGACGACCATCCCAGCGCGAAGGCCAGCTTTCGCGTCCAGATCGCCACGGAGAGCCCGTATTTCGCGTTGGCCAACGGAAAGCTGTTGGACCGCCGGGCCCGGGCGGGGATGACCACCTGGGTTTACGAACAGGCCGAACCGACGTCGACGTATCTGATCACGCTGCAGATCGGCATGTACGGACGGCATCGGATGGCCAAGAACGGCGTCGAGATGTTCGCGGTGCTGCCCGACCGGCTGCGGGACGACTTCGAGCACGACTTCGCCCGCCAGCCGCAGATGATGAAGCTGTTCACCAAGCTGTTCGGGCCCTATCCGCTGGCCACCGGATACACCGTGGTGGTGACCGACGACGACCTGGAAATACCCCTTGAGGCGCAAGGCATCTCGATCTTCGGCGCCAACCACTGCGACGGCCGCCGGGGGTCGGAGCGGTTGATCGCCCACGAGCTGGCGCACCAGTGGTTCGGCAACTCGGTCACGGCGCAGCGCTGGCGCCACATCTGGCTGCACGAGGGCTTCGCGTGCTACGCGGAGTGGCTGTGGTCCGAGCACTGCGGTGAGCGCACCGCCGACGAGTGGGCCCGCCACTACCACCACCGGCTGCGGCATTCGGCGCAGGACCTGGTGCTGGCCGACCCGGGCCCCCGCGACATGTTCGACGACCGCGTCTACAAGCGTGGCGCGCTCACCCTGCACGCCCTGCGCGGACGCCTCGGAGATGCCGACTTCTTTGCGCTACTACGGGATTGGACGGACCGCCACCGGCACTCCAGCGTGGTCACCGACGACTTCATCGCGCTGGCCGCCCGGTACACCGACGAATCGCTGCGCCGACTGTGGACGGCGTGGCTGTACTCACCGGAGGTCCCTGCGCTGGACGCGGGGCCGTGA
- the galE gene encoding UDP-glucose 4-epimerase GalE, translating into MTWLVTGGAGYIGAHVVRALRDAGLGIVVIDDLSTGLAQFVPDGVPLVTANLLDADTVRATLDEHRVSGVIHIAGYKYAGESVQRPLHTYQQNVSAMVTLLDAATAAGVDKFVFSSSAATYGTPATEVVDEGTSTRPESPYGESKLIGEWLLRDVSTATGLRHTSLRYFNVVGSGSDDVFDVSPFNLFPRVFDMLLRNETPRINGTDYPTPDGTCVRDYVHVADIAAAHVAAARRLADGSPIEPVYNLGSGSGTSVREIMTTMREVTGVDFEPEVAPRRPGDPARIVADGTLAARDLDWKMRHSLTDMVASAWSARQAAGQACPTAGTVP; encoded by the coding sequence GTGACCTGGTTGGTGACCGGCGGCGCCGGCTACATCGGCGCGCACGTGGTGCGGGCACTGCGCGACGCCGGGCTGGGCATCGTCGTGATCGACGACCTGTCCACCGGCCTGGCGCAGTTCGTGCCCGACGGCGTGCCGCTCGTCACGGCGAACCTGCTCGACGCCGACACCGTGCGCGCGACGCTGGACGAGCACCGCGTCAGCGGAGTCATCCATATCGCCGGCTACAAGTACGCCGGCGAGTCGGTGCAGCGTCCGCTGCACACCTACCAGCAGAACGTGTCCGCGATGGTGACGCTGCTGGACGCGGCGACCGCCGCCGGCGTCGACAAGTTCGTGTTCTCCTCCAGCGCGGCGACCTACGGCACCCCGGCGACCGAGGTCGTCGACGAGGGCACATCCACCCGCCCCGAGTCGCCGTACGGCGAGAGCAAACTGATCGGCGAATGGCTGCTGCGCGACGTCAGCACCGCCACCGGGCTGCGCCACACCAGCCTGCGCTACTTCAACGTCGTCGGCTCGGGCTCGGATGACGTGTTCGACGTCAGCCCGTTCAACCTGTTCCCGAGGGTGTTCGACATGCTGCTGCGCAACGAGACCCCCCGGATCAACGGCACCGACTACCCGACCCCGGACGGGACGTGCGTGCGCGACTACGTGCACGTCGCCGACATCGCCGCCGCCCACGTCGCGGCCGCCCGCCGGCTCGCCGACGGCAGCCCGATCGAACCGGTCTACAACCTCGGCAGCGGATCGGGCACCTCGGTGCGCGAGATCATGACCACCATGCGCGAGGTCACCGGCGTCGACTTCGAACCGGAGGTGGCGCCGCGCCGCCCCGGCGACCCGGCCCGCATCGTCGCCGACGGCACGCTTGCCGCCCGCGACCTGGACTGGAAGATGCGGCACTCGCTGACCGACATGGTGGCCTCGGCGTGGTCGGCCCGCCAGGCCGCCGGTCAGGCCTGCCCGACCGCGGGGACGGTCCCCTGA
- a CDS encoding maleylpyruvate isomerase family mycothiol-dependent enzyme has translation MAAVHSLAFRERERFAELLAGLSAEQWSAPSLCAGWSVRDVAAHAVAYLGQSVPGLTRNMIRARGDVDRVNSRLLRTSTALTPAELVGLMARHTAPAGAAALYGGRVALIECVIHQQDIRRPLGLDRDVPEDALRASLTYARVSPVIGGARRTRGVRLVATDIDWAAGRGPEVRGPGEALLLAMTGRIDAIGAELAGEGVSKLS, from the coding sequence ATGGCCGCGGTGCACTCTCTCGCCTTCAGGGAACGCGAGAGGTTCGCCGAGCTGCTGGCCGGGCTCAGCGCCGAGCAGTGGTCCGCACCGAGCCTGTGCGCCGGCTGGTCGGTGCGCGACGTGGCCGCCCACGCCGTGGCCTACCTCGGGCAGAGCGTGCCGGGCCTGACACGCAACATGATTCGCGCCCGCGGCGATGTCGACCGGGTCAACTCCCGGCTGCTGCGGACGTCCACGGCCCTCACCCCCGCCGAATTGGTGGGTCTGATGGCCCGCCATACCGCGCCGGCCGGAGCCGCGGCGCTCTACGGCGGGCGGGTCGCGCTCATCGAGTGCGTGATCCACCAGCAGGACATCCGCCGCCCGCTCGGGCTCGACCGCGACGTGCCGGAGGACGCGCTGCGGGCGTCGCTGACGTACGCCCGGGTCAGCCCGGTGATCGGCGGGGCGCGGCGCACCCGCGGCGTGCGCCTGGTCGCCACGGACATTGACTGGGCAGCCGGGCGCGGACCCGAGGTGCGCGGGCCGGGCGAAGCGCTGCTGCTGGCGATGACCGGACGTATCGACGCGATCGGCGCCGAACTGGCCGGCGAGGGCGTGTCGAAGCTGTCCTGA
- a CDS encoding DNA polymerase III subunit delta', which produces MAGVFSRLVGQDAVEKELVAAARAARGDSAHTSADGVAEATDGVVGTMTHAWLITGPPGSGRSVAALCFAAALQCTSDGTPGCGQCRACSTTMAGTHADVRRIIPEGLSIGVDAMRAIVQIASRRPGTGRWQIVVIEDADRLTEGAANALLKVVEEPPPSTVFLLCAPSVDPEDIAITLRSRCRHVALVTPPVDAIAKVLIESDGLPERDAAWAASVSGGHVGRARRLATDEQARERRKRALGLARDAATPSRAYAAAEELVATAEAEAKALTGDRNEAETEELRTALGAGGTGKGTAGTMRGAAGALKELEKRQKSRQTRASRDALDRALIDLATYFRDALLVASGATGVVANHPDMADKVAAMAAHSSPDKLLRCIEAVLECREALAVNVKPKFAVDAMVATVGQALRS; this is translated from the coding sequence ATGGCCGGTGTTTTCTCGCGACTGGTAGGTCAGGACGCGGTGGAGAAGGAGTTGGTCGCGGCCGCACGCGCGGCACGCGGTGATTCCGCTCACACCAGCGCCGATGGTGTGGCGGAGGCGACCGACGGCGTGGTCGGGACGATGACCCACGCCTGGCTGATCACCGGTCCTCCCGGGTCGGGCCGGTCGGTCGCGGCGTTGTGTTTCGCCGCCGCGCTGCAGTGCACCTCGGACGGCACCCCCGGGTGCGGGCAGTGCCGGGCGTGTTCGACGACGATGGCGGGCACTCACGCCGACGTGCGGCGCATCATCCCCGAGGGGCTGTCCATCGGGGTGGACGCGATGCGTGCGATCGTGCAGATCGCGTCGCGCCGGCCGGGGACCGGGCGCTGGCAGATCGTGGTCATCGAGGACGCCGACCGGCTGACCGAGGGCGCGGCCAACGCGCTGCTCAAAGTGGTCGAGGAGCCGCCGCCGTCCACGGTGTTCCTGCTGTGCGCGCCGTCGGTGGATCCCGAGGACATCGCGATCACGCTGCGGTCGCGGTGCCGGCACGTCGCACTCGTCACCCCGCCCGTGGACGCCATCGCCAAGGTGCTGATCGAGTCCGACGGGCTGCCCGAACGCGACGCGGCGTGGGCCGCGTCGGTCAGCGGCGGACACGTCGGGCGGGCCCGTCGGCTGGCCACCGACGAGCAGGCGCGGGAGCGGCGCAAACGGGCGCTGGGGCTGGCACGGGACGCGGCGACGCCGTCGCGCGCGTACGCCGCGGCCGAAGAGCTGGTGGCCACCGCCGAGGCCGAGGCCAAGGCGCTGACCGGGGACCGCAACGAGGCCGAGACCGAGGAGCTGCGCACCGCGCTCGGTGCGGGCGGCACCGGGAAGGGCACCGCAGGCACCATGCGGGGAGCCGCCGGGGCGCTCAAAGAACTGGAGAAGCGCCAGAAATCCCGCCAGACCCGCGCGTCGCGGGATGCGCTGGACCGCGCGCTGATCGACCTCGCGACCTACTTCCGGGACGCGTTGCTGGTCGCCTCGGGCGCCACCGGGGTCGTCGCCAACCACCCCGACATGGCCGACAAGGTCGCGGCGATGGCCGCGCACTCGTCGCCCGACAAGCTGCTGCGCTGCATCGAAGCCGTGCTCGAATGCCGCGAAGCGCTCGCCGTCAACGTCAAGCCGAAGTTCGCGGTGGACGCGATGGTCGCCACGGTCGGGCAGGCGTTGCGCAGCTGA